A single window of Pyrus communis chromosome 10, drPyrComm1.1, whole genome shotgun sequence DNA harbors:
- the LOC137747975 gene encoding transcription factor bHLH91-like — protein sequence MTKKQFCLSHSREERGKRRRHGFLPKPKLYQDTVACDFDPNSIPESAAESVLDLNPLPPQPPPQQPPQVLMPSSDTTHHHNTTTPGFGVEANIRLSMEEPFYHPHHHQYHHSSMEIELQNELGFSVDNSYTTNTDHNNNINNSHLVSFEHPTNWDTTNIHGVHDQMQQQFPDGTTSANCTLYPQPPDLLNLFSLPRCSPSSLLQNSSITFTNPLPKTSNFPSSFGLLGDLPSAVDTPQGTPSSVLYDPLLHLNLPPQPPLFRELLQSPPHGYTLPGSGHGSLFSSGGDDRDGSGGGVLYDPDGSLGRQFDKGVLKFSRDMASNGIGRDLKRTKHFATERQRRQQLNGKFDILKNLVPNPTKNDRASIVGDAIEYINELLRTVEELKLLVEKKRCGRERIKRHRTEHDGAAAAADDESCNIQPLGEPHDQSYNNGSLRSSWLQRKSKDTEVDIRIVDDEVTIKLVQRKKINLLLFVSRLLDELQLDLHHVAGGHIGNSYSFFFNTKMYEGSCLYASAIAGKLIEVLDGQYAAAVLPPTNSY from the exons ATGACAAAGAAACAATTCTGCCTCTCTCACTCCAGAGAGGAGAGAG GCAAAAGGAGGAGACACGGTTTTTTACCAAAACCAAAACTGTATCAAGACACAGTAGCATGCGACTTTGACCCAAACTCCATCCCTGAATCTGCAGCAGAGAGCGTGCTCGACCTCAACCCTCTTCCCCCACAACCACCGCCACAACAACCACCACAAGTTCTCATGCCTTCGTCAgacaccacccaccaccacaaCACCACCACCCCCGGCTTTGGTGTCGAAGCAAACATCAGACTCTCCATGGAAGAGCCTTTTTATCATCCTCACCATCACCAATATCATCATTCCTCCATGGAAATCGAGCTCCAAAACGAACTTGGGTTCAGTGTCGATAACTCATACACCACCAATACTGACCAtaacaacaacatcaacaattCCCATTTGGTGTCTTTTGAGCACCCAACAAATTGGGACACCACCAATATTCATGGCGTTCATGATCAGATGCAGCAACAATTCCCAGATGGTACTACTTCTGCTAATTGTACTCTATACCCACAACCACCTGACCTTCTCAACCTTTTCAGCTTACCCAGATGCTCCCCCTCCTCTCTTCTCCAAAACTCATCCATCACCTTCACAAATCCCCTCCCAAAAACCTCGAATTTTCCGAGCTCTTTTGGGCTCCTTGGAGACCTCCCCAGCGCGGTTGACACCCCACAGGGGACGCCTTCTTCCGTCCTCTATGACCCGCTTCTCCACTTGAACCTCCCTCCACAGCCGCCATTATTCAGGGAGTTGCTTCAGTCCCCGCCGCATGGGTACACCTTACCTGGCTCAGGACACGGGTCGTTGTTCAGTAGCGGCGGCGATGACAGAGACGGAAGCGGAGGAGGAGTTCTGTATGACCCAGATGGGAGTCTTGGGAGGCAGTTTGATAAAGGAGTTTTGAAGTTCTCAAGAGATATGGCTTCTAATGGGATAGGAAGAGATCTCAAAAGGACCAAACACTTTGCTACCGAGCGCCAAAGGAGACAGCAATTGAATGGCAAGTTCGATATCTTGAAGAATTTGGTTCCAAACCCAACAAAG AATGATAGAGCATCAATTGTGGGAGATGCAATTGAATACATAAACGAGCTTCTGAGGACAGTGGAAGAGCTTAAACTGCTGGTCGAGAAGAAAAGGTGTGGGAGAGAAAGGATCAAGAGGCACAGGACTGAGCATGATGGCGCTGCCGCCGCTGCAGATGACGAGAGCTGCAACATTCAGCCTCTTGGTGAGCCTCATGACCAGTCCTACAACAATGGCTCTCTGCGGAGCTCGTGGCTGCAAAGGAAATCCAAAGACACCGAGGTTGATATCCGCATTGTCGACGATGAAGTTACCATTAAACTGGTCCAGAGGAAGAAGATCAACCTGTTGTTGTTTGTGTCCAGGCTTCTGGATGAGCTGCAGCTTGATCTTCATCATGTTGCTGGTGGCCACATTGGCAATTCCTacagcttcttcttcaataccaag ATGTATGAAGGGTCTTGTTTGTATGCAAGTGCAATAGCTGGGAAGCTCATTGAGGTTCTGGACGGACAATATGCAGCGGCAGTTCTTCCACCTACCAACAGTTATTAG